Proteins encoded together in one Aminobacter aminovorans window:
- a CDS encoding aspartate aminotransferase family protein codes for MEVSTTHDMKAAITALENAYAARRPLSKSHIHHASNSLPGGNSRTVLFFPPFPFVVEKSEGCRIRDIDGHEYIDFLGEYSAGLFGHSDPTIKAALLEALEGGWVHGGHIANERKFAEILCRRFPSIERLRFCNSGTEANLMAIATARIFSKRNKILVFRGGYHGGVLIYKTRDVSQNAPFPVIITEYNEASAACKLIDLHKHELAAVLVEPFQGSAGCISGDPEFLRALRTACTESNVLLIFDEVMSSRLSAGGLQEALGVIPDMTTIGKYCAGGLPFGAFGGRQDIMELYNPFKAGSLSHAGTFNNNALTMAAGAAAMGKVYTVDRASRLNKAGDNLRGWLNELTQRHRVPMQFVGCGSLNNVHFTSRPIRSVADVEQSNALAKQLFHLFLLSRGCYVARRGMINLSLPMTSEEFNFLIATVETFLVEYGALLRALGDQ; via the coding sequence ATGGAAGTCAGCACCACACACGACATGAAAGCGGCGATCACCGCTCTCGAAAATGCCTATGCGGCCCGACGTCCGCTGAGTAAGAGTCATATTCATCACGCCAGCAATTCTCTGCCGGGCGGAAACAGCAGGACGGTATTGTTCTTTCCCCCCTTCCCATTCGTAGTGGAGAAGAGTGAGGGCTGCCGCATCCGGGATATTGATGGGCACGAATACATTGATTTTCTCGGCGAATATTCGGCGGGTCTGTTCGGACATTCGGATCCGACGATCAAGGCGGCGCTGCTCGAGGCGCTTGAGGGCGGATGGGTTCACGGGGGGCACATCGCCAATGAGCGAAAGTTTGCCGAAATCCTTTGCCGGCGATTCCCATCGATTGAACGGCTTCGCTTCTGCAACTCCGGCACCGAAGCGAACCTCATGGCGATCGCGACCGCCCGAATCTTTTCAAAGCGCAATAAAATATTGGTGTTCAGGGGCGGCTATCACGGCGGCGTGCTCATCTACAAGACTCGCGATGTTTCGCAGAATGCGCCGTTTCCCGTCATTATCACCGAGTACAATGAAGCCAGCGCCGCCTGCAAACTGATCGACCTGCACAAGCATGAACTGGCCGCAGTTCTTGTCGAGCCCTTTCAGGGATCTGCCGGCTGCATCTCGGGCGATCCCGAGTTCTTGCGAGCATTGAGAACCGCCTGCACGGAAAGCAACGTCCTGCTGATATTCGATGAGGTGATGTCCTCACGCTTGTCTGCCGGCGGCCTGCAAGAGGCGCTGGGCGTCATTCCTGACATGACGACAATCGGCAAGTATTGCGCTGGAGGCCTCCCGTTCGGTGCTTTCGGTGGACGCCAGGACATCATGGAGCTCTACAATCCATTCAAAGCGGGGTCGCTGTCGCATGCCGGCACTTTCAACAACAATGCGCTGACCATGGCTGCAGGTGCGGCCGCGATGGGAAAGGTCTATACCGTCGACCGGGCCTCTCGCCTCAACAAGGCAGGCGATAATCTGCGAGGCTGGCTCAACGAACTGACACAACGCCATCGGGTGCCGATGCAGTTTGTCGGTTGCGGTTCGTTGAACAATGTGCACTTCACGTCTAGGCCAATTCGCAGCGTCGCCGACGTGGAGCAAAGCAACGCCTTGGCGAAGCAACTCTTTCACCTGTTCCTCCTCAGTCGCGGTTGCTACGTGGCCCGACGAGGAATGATAAACCTCTCCCTCCCTATGACGTCAGAGGAATTCAACTTCCTGATAGCGACGGTCGAGACTTTTCTTGTCGAGTATGGTGCCCTTCTTCGGGCATTGGGGGATCAGTGA